GGGCGCCTTGGTCGCATCGGCAGGTTTGCCGGGCTTCTTGCCGCTGTCGGCCTGCGGAGCGGTGCTCGCACCGAACGAGAGCCCCGCCGCGGGCGCGGGTGCGGGGGCCGGCTCGGCCGCGGGGGGCGGCGTTGCGGGCGGCGGCTCGGCGGGCGGAGGGGTGTCGGCCGGCGGCGGCTCCGGGGGAGGCGGCTCCGGATCGTCACCCTGAGCAAAGCTCGTGTTAGCGAACAGGAAAGTGGCAGCTGCAATCGCGGCCCAGCCCAAGCTCTCGCGCTTCATGATTCTCCCTGAGCTCGTGTTCGAAATGAGACCCCTCGGCCGTTAGGCCGAGCCCGCCTCGGGAGCGGAGGGCTCCCATGGAGGTACACGGGTGTCAACGGGACACCGGTCGTGAGCCATAAGCAGGATCCGGGCCGCCGGCGGATACTGACAAAAACTCGCAAGATCGACCGAATTGTCGCGCCCCAGGCCCACGCGTCACCCGCCGAACGCCGTGGCCGTTAGCAAGCGGACGCGTCGCCCCGAGCGATCGACCGCGCCGGACGGGCGTGACCCCGGCTAGGATGCGCCGCTCGCATGGACCCCATCCTCCCCGCCACCGAGATCACCGCGCTGCTGGGGCGCGGAACTCACTTCGAGGGCAAGCTCGCGTTCGAGGGGAGGGTGCGCATCGACGGCAGCTTCAAGGGGGAGATCAAGAGTGCTGATGTGCTGGTCATCGGTGAGGGCGCCGAGATCGAGGCCGAAATCGAGGCCGGCACCGTGATCATCAAGGGTGGGAGCGTCACCGGCAACGTGCGAGCGAGCCACTCGATCGAGCTGTACGTGCCCGCACGCGTCACCGGCAACCTGCACGCACCCGAGATCTTCATGGACAAGGGTGTGCAGTTCTCGGGCAACTGCACGATGGCGCCGCTCTGAAGCTCGCCCGCGGCTCACGCTCGCGGCTCTCGAGTCGAGAGTGTCACTTGGGCAGGCGTTCGTAGACCCAGATCACCGGCACGCCGTCGTGCGTACCGACGTAGGCCGGCGCGACCGTGCCGTAGTCGACCCAGATTTGGTACTCGACGCGCGCCATGTGCGGCTCATGGTGATAGAGCGCGAAGCTCGATTGCGCTGGCGTCCAGCCGCCGCGCAGGTCGCCGCGCAGACGGCCGTCCTTCACCATCTGATCCCAGCTCTGCATCGCCGTATCGTGTACGTAGACCACGGTGTTCGGCGGCGCGCGCTGATTGAGGAAGTCCTGGGCTGCGCCGGTCGTGTAACCCCAGAAGGTGCGGTTGAGGCCGAGGGTTGCCGCGCCCGGTGCGCCCCCGACCAGAGGAGTGTAGGCCGAGAGTCCCCAGGGGTTCGAG
This sequence is a window from Myxococcales bacterium. Protein-coding genes within it:
- a CDS encoding polymer-forming cytoskeletal protein; its protein translation is MDPILPATEITALLGRGTHFEGKLAFEGRVRIDGSFKGEIKSADVLVIGEGAEIEAEIEAGTVIIKGGSVTGNVRASHSIELYVPARVTGNLHAPEIFMDKGVQFSGNCTMAPL